In a genomic window of Phragmites australis chromosome 14, lpPhrAust1.1, whole genome shotgun sequence:
- the LOC133890167 gene encoding uncharacterized protein LOC133890167 isoform X3, whose amino-acid sequence MKLRLHLLVLCVIIIFLVYNMANYQHRQTTVSDRAAVKVSEKAVARIGYLPHSIVEPYSDMELKPLWLTRSAQSQQESNHNDRCLIAIAAGINQKKNVDAIMKKFLLENFTAILFHYDGNVNEWNDLPWSKSVIHIAASNQTKWWFAKRFLHPAVVSMYQYIFLWDEDLEVDNFNPRRYLNIVKSEGLEISQPGLDSKLSEIHHRITVRKKTGSFHRRVSRANKECSREGPPCSGWVEGMAPVFSKSSWQCAWHLIQNDLIHGWGIDYKFGYCAQGDRTKNIGVVDSEFIVHRGVQTLGGSAIAKDGTHGKNTHPLRQKTAQVQQTRARAAGLDMRTKVRRKSRSELLDFQKRWDRAAREDKTWVDPFARSRQKRRNRIQQ is encoded by the exons ATGAAACTGCGGTTGCATCTGCTGGTCCTGTGCGTGATCATCATATTTCTGGTGTACAACATGGCAAACTATCAACATAGGCAGACAACG GTGTCTGACAGAGCTGCTGTTAAGGTGTCTGAAAAAGCTGTTGCTAGGATTGGTTATTTGCCCCATAGTATAGTGGAGCCATACTCCGACATGGAGTTGAAGCCATTGTGGTTGACAAGAAGCGCGCAGTCACAG caggAGTCTAACCACAATGATCGGTGTTTGATTGCCATCGCTGCTGGtataaatcagaaaaaaaatgtgGATGCTATTATGAAGAAG TTTcttctagaaaattttacaGCTATATTGTTCCACTATGATGGGAATGTCAATGAGTGGAATGATCTACCGTGGAGCAAAAGTGTGATACACATAGCAGCTTCTAACCAGACAAAATG gtggtttgcaAAGAGATTTCTCCACCCTGCTGTTGTCTCCATGTATCAGTATATCTTTCTTTGGGATGAAGATCTGGAAGTAGATAATTTCAACCCAAGAAG ATACTTAAATATAGTTAAATCAGAAGGGCTGGAGATATCACAACCAGGTCTTGACTCTAAACTGTCTGAAATTCATCACCGGATAACTGTTCGCAAAAAAACAGGGAGTTTTCACAG AAGAGTTAGTCGGGCTAACAAAGAATGCTCAAGAGAAGGACCGCCTTGTTCTGG ATGGGTTGAGGGCATGGCACCAGTTTTCTCAAAATCTTCTTGGCAATGTGCGTGGCATCTTATCCAG AATGATCTTATCCATGGATGGGGCATTGATTACAAGTTTGGGTATTGTGCTCAG GGTGATAGGACAAAAAACATTGGAGTAGTTGATAGTGAATTTATAGTTCATCGAGGAGTGCAGACATTAGGAGGTTCTGCAATAGCAAAG GATGGTACTCATGGCAAAAACACCCATCCACTCCGTCAGAAAACTGCTCAAGTGCAACAAACGAGA GCGAGGGCAGCAGGCCTCGACATGAGAACAAAG GTCCGGAGAAAATCACGATCGGAGCTTCTTGATTTCCAGAAGCGTTGGGACCGGGCTGCAAGGGAAGACAAAACATGGGTTGATCCATTTGCACGCtcccgacaaaaacggagaaacaGAATCCAACAGTAG
- the LOC133890167 gene encoding uncharacterized protein LOC133890167 isoform X2 — MKLRLHLLVLCVIIIFLVYNMANYQHRQTTLEAKSRPFDTVTVSDRAAVKVSEKAVARIGYLPHSIVEPYSDMELKPLWLTRSAQSQESNHNDRCLIAIAAGINQKKNVDAIMKKFLLENFTAILFHYDGNVNEWNDLPWSKSVIHIAASNQTKWWFAKRFLHPAVVSMYQYIFLWDEDLEVDNFNPRRYLNIVKSEGLEISQPGLDSKLSEIHHRITVRKKTGSFHRRVSRANKECSREGPPCSGWVEGMAPVFSKSSWQCAWHLIQNDLIHGWGIDYKFGYCAQGDRTKNIGVVDSEFIVHRGVQTLGGSAIAKDGTHGKNTHPLRQKTAQVQQTRARAAGLDMRTKVRRKSRSELLDFQKRWDRAAREDKTWVDPFARSRQKRRNRIQQ, encoded by the exons ATGAAACTGCGGTTGCATCTGCTGGTCCTGTGCGTGATCATCATATTTCTGGTGTACAACATGGCAAACTATCAACATAGGCAGACAACG TTGGAAGCAAAATCTCGACCATTTGATACAGTGACA GTGTCTGACAGAGCTGCTGTTAAGGTGTCTGAAAAAGCTGTTGCTAGGATTGGTTATTTGCCCCATAGTATAGTGGAGCCATACTCCGACATGGAGTTGAAGCCATTGTGGTTGACAAGAAGCGCGCAGTCACAG gAGTCTAACCACAATGATCGGTGTTTGATTGCCATCGCTGCTGGtataaatcagaaaaaaaatgtgGATGCTATTATGAAGAAG TTTcttctagaaaattttacaGCTATATTGTTCCACTATGATGGGAATGTCAATGAGTGGAATGATCTACCGTGGAGCAAAAGTGTGATACACATAGCAGCTTCTAACCAGACAAAATG gtggtttgcaAAGAGATTTCTCCACCCTGCTGTTGTCTCCATGTATCAGTATATCTTTCTTTGGGATGAAGATCTGGAAGTAGATAATTTCAACCCAAGAAG ATACTTAAATATAGTTAAATCAGAAGGGCTGGAGATATCACAACCAGGTCTTGACTCTAAACTGTCTGAAATTCATCACCGGATAACTGTTCGCAAAAAAACAGGGAGTTTTCACAG AAGAGTTAGTCGGGCTAACAAAGAATGCTCAAGAGAAGGACCGCCTTGTTCTGG ATGGGTTGAGGGCATGGCACCAGTTTTCTCAAAATCTTCTTGGCAATGTGCGTGGCATCTTATCCAG AATGATCTTATCCATGGATGGGGCATTGATTACAAGTTTGGGTATTGTGCTCAG GGTGATAGGACAAAAAACATTGGAGTAGTTGATAGTGAATTTATAGTTCATCGAGGAGTGCAGACATTAGGAGGTTCTGCAATAGCAAAG GATGGTACTCATGGCAAAAACACCCATCCACTCCGTCAGAAAACTGCTCAAGTGCAACAAACGAGA GCGAGGGCAGCAGGCCTCGACATGAGAACAAAG GTCCGGAGAAAATCACGATCGGAGCTTCTTGATTTCCAGAAGCGTTGGGACCGGGCTGCAAGGGAAGACAAAACATGGGTTGATCCATTTGCACGCtcccgacaaaaacggagaaacaGAATCCAACAGTAG
- the LOC133890167 gene encoding uncharacterized protein LOC133890167 isoform X4: MKLRLHLLVLCVIIIFLVYNMANYQHRQTTLEAKSRPFDTVTVSDRAAVKVSEKAVARIGYLPHSIVEPYSDMELKPLWLTRSAQSQQESNHNDRCLIAIAAGINQKKNVDAIMKKFLLENFTAILFHYDGNVNEWNDLPWSKSVIHIAASNQTKWWFAKRFLHPAVVSMYQYIFLWDEDLEVDNFNPRRYLNIVKSEGLEISQPGLDSKLSEIHHRITVRKKTGSFHRRVSRANKECSREGPPCSGMILSMDGALITSLGIVLRFDRSVIQGDRTKNIGVVDSEFIVHRGVQTLGGSAIAKDGTHGKNTHPLRQKTAQVQQTRARAAGLDMRTKVRRKSRSELLDFQKRWDRAAREDKTWVDPFARSRQKRRNRIQQ; this comes from the exons ATGAAACTGCGGTTGCATCTGCTGGTCCTGTGCGTGATCATCATATTTCTGGTGTACAACATGGCAAACTATCAACATAGGCAGACAACG TTGGAAGCAAAATCTCGACCATTTGATACAGTGACA GTGTCTGACAGAGCTGCTGTTAAGGTGTCTGAAAAAGCTGTTGCTAGGATTGGTTATTTGCCCCATAGTATAGTGGAGCCATACTCCGACATGGAGTTGAAGCCATTGTGGTTGACAAGAAGCGCGCAGTCACAG caggAGTCTAACCACAATGATCGGTGTTTGATTGCCATCGCTGCTGGtataaatcagaaaaaaaatgtgGATGCTATTATGAAGAAG TTTcttctagaaaattttacaGCTATATTGTTCCACTATGATGGGAATGTCAATGAGTGGAATGATCTACCGTGGAGCAAAAGTGTGATACACATAGCAGCTTCTAACCAGACAAAATG gtggtttgcaAAGAGATTTCTCCACCCTGCTGTTGTCTCCATGTATCAGTATATCTTTCTTTGGGATGAAGATCTGGAAGTAGATAATTTCAACCCAAGAAG ATACTTAAATATAGTTAAATCAGAAGGGCTGGAGATATCACAACCAGGTCTTGACTCTAAACTGTCTGAAATTCATCACCGGATAACTGTTCGCAAAAAAACAGGGAGTTTTCACAG AAGAGTTAGTCGGGCTAACAAAGAATGCTCAAGAGAAGGACCGCCTTGTTCTGG AATGATCTTATCCATGGATGGGGCATTGATTACAAGTTTGGGTATTGTGCTCAGGTTTGATAGAAGTGTCATTCAA GGTGATAGGACAAAAAACATTGGAGTAGTTGATAGTGAATTTATAGTTCATCGAGGAGTGCAGACATTAGGAGGTTCTGCAATAGCAAAG GATGGTACTCATGGCAAAAACACCCATCCACTCCGTCAGAAAACTGCTCAAGTGCAACAAACGAGA GCGAGGGCAGCAGGCCTCGACATGAGAACAAAG GTCCGGAGAAAATCACGATCGGAGCTTCTTGATTTCCAGAAGCGTTGGGACCGGGCTGCAAGGGAAGACAAAACATGGGTTGATCCATTTGCACGCtcccgacaaaaacggagaaacaGAATCCAACAGTAG
- the LOC133890167 gene encoding uncharacterized protein LOC133890167 isoform X5 — MKLRLHLLVLCVIIIFLVYNMANYQHRQTTLEAKSRPFDTVTVSDRAAVKVSEKAVARIGYLPHSIVEPYSDMELKPLWLTRSAQSQQESNHNDRCLIAIAAGINQKKNVDAIMKKFLLENFTAILFHYDGNVNEWNDLPWSKSVIHIAASNQTKWWFAKRFLHPAVVSMYQYIFLWDEDLEVDNFNPRRYLNIVKSEGLEISQPGLDSKLSEIHHRITVRKKTGSFHRRVSRANKECSREGPPCSGWVEGMAPVFSKSSWQCAWHLIQNDLIHGWGIDYKFGYCAQDGTHGKNTHPLRQKTAQVQQTRARAAGLDMRTKVRRKSRSELLDFQKRWDRAAREDKTWVDPFARSRQKRRNRIQQ, encoded by the exons ATGAAACTGCGGTTGCATCTGCTGGTCCTGTGCGTGATCATCATATTTCTGGTGTACAACATGGCAAACTATCAACATAGGCAGACAACG TTGGAAGCAAAATCTCGACCATTTGATACAGTGACA GTGTCTGACAGAGCTGCTGTTAAGGTGTCTGAAAAAGCTGTTGCTAGGATTGGTTATTTGCCCCATAGTATAGTGGAGCCATACTCCGACATGGAGTTGAAGCCATTGTGGTTGACAAGAAGCGCGCAGTCACAG caggAGTCTAACCACAATGATCGGTGTTTGATTGCCATCGCTGCTGGtataaatcagaaaaaaaatgtgGATGCTATTATGAAGAAG TTTcttctagaaaattttacaGCTATATTGTTCCACTATGATGGGAATGTCAATGAGTGGAATGATCTACCGTGGAGCAAAAGTGTGATACACATAGCAGCTTCTAACCAGACAAAATG gtggtttgcaAAGAGATTTCTCCACCCTGCTGTTGTCTCCATGTATCAGTATATCTTTCTTTGGGATGAAGATCTGGAAGTAGATAATTTCAACCCAAGAAG ATACTTAAATATAGTTAAATCAGAAGGGCTGGAGATATCACAACCAGGTCTTGACTCTAAACTGTCTGAAATTCATCACCGGATAACTGTTCGCAAAAAAACAGGGAGTTTTCACAG AAGAGTTAGTCGGGCTAACAAAGAATGCTCAAGAGAAGGACCGCCTTGTTCTGG ATGGGTTGAGGGCATGGCACCAGTTTTCTCAAAATCTTCTTGGCAATGTGCGTGGCATCTTATCCAG AATGATCTTATCCATGGATGGGGCATTGATTACAAGTTTGGGTATTGTGCTCAG GATGGTACTCATGGCAAAAACACCCATCCACTCCGTCAGAAAACTGCTCAAGTGCAACAAACGAGA GCGAGGGCAGCAGGCCTCGACATGAGAACAAAG GTCCGGAGAAAATCACGATCGGAGCTTCTTGATTTCCAGAAGCGTTGGGACCGGGCTGCAAGGGAAGACAAAACATGGGTTGATCCATTTGCACGCtcccgacaaaaacggagaaacaGAATCCAACAGTAG
- the LOC133890167 gene encoding uncharacterized protein LOC133890167 isoform X1, giving the protein MKLRLHLLVLCVIIIFLVYNMANYQHRQTTLEAKSRPFDTVTVSDRAAVKVSEKAVARIGYLPHSIVEPYSDMELKPLWLTRSAQSQQESNHNDRCLIAIAAGINQKKNVDAIMKKFLLENFTAILFHYDGNVNEWNDLPWSKSVIHIAASNQTKWWFAKRFLHPAVVSMYQYIFLWDEDLEVDNFNPRRYLNIVKSEGLEISQPGLDSKLSEIHHRITVRKKTGSFHRRVSRANKECSREGPPCSGWVEGMAPVFSKSSWQCAWHLIQNDLIHGWGIDYKFGYCAQGDRTKNIGVVDSEFIVHRGVQTLGGSAIAKDGTHGKNTHPLRQKTAQVQQTRARAAGLDMRTKVRRKSRSELLDFQKRWDRAAREDKTWVDPFARSRQKRRNRIQQ; this is encoded by the exons ATGAAACTGCGGTTGCATCTGCTGGTCCTGTGCGTGATCATCATATTTCTGGTGTACAACATGGCAAACTATCAACATAGGCAGACAACG TTGGAAGCAAAATCTCGACCATTTGATACAGTGACA GTGTCTGACAGAGCTGCTGTTAAGGTGTCTGAAAAAGCTGTTGCTAGGATTGGTTATTTGCCCCATAGTATAGTGGAGCCATACTCCGACATGGAGTTGAAGCCATTGTGGTTGACAAGAAGCGCGCAGTCACAG caggAGTCTAACCACAATGATCGGTGTTTGATTGCCATCGCTGCTGGtataaatcagaaaaaaaatgtgGATGCTATTATGAAGAAG TTTcttctagaaaattttacaGCTATATTGTTCCACTATGATGGGAATGTCAATGAGTGGAATGATCTACCGTGGAGCAAAAGTGTGATACACATAGCAGCTTCTAACCAGACAAAATG gtggtttgcaAAGAGATTTCTCCACCCTGCTGTTGTCTCCATGTATCAGTATATCTTTCTTTGGGATGAAGATCTGGAAGTAGATAATTTCAACCCAAGAAG ATACTTAAATATAGTTAAATCAGAAGGGCTGGAGATATCACAACCAGGTCTTGACTCTAAACTGTCTGAAATTCATCACCGGATAACTGTTCGCAAAAAAACAGGGAGTTTTCACAG AAGAGTTAGTCGGGCTAACAAAGAATGCTCAAGAGAAGGACCGCCTTGTTCTGG ATGGGTTGAGGGCATGGCACCAGTTTTCTCAAAATCTTCTTGGCAATGTGCGTGGCATCTTATCCAG AATGATCTTATCCATGGATGGGGCATTGATTACAAGTTTGGGTATTGTGCTCAG GGTGATAGGACAAAAAACATTGGAGTAGTTGATAGTGAATTTATAGTTCATCGAGGAGTGCAGACATTAGGAGGTTCTGCAATAGCAAAG GATGGTACTCATGGCAAAAACACCCATCCACTCCGTCAGAAAACTGCTCAAGTGCAACAAACGAGA GCGAGGGCAGCAGGCCTCGACATGAGAACAAAG GTCCGGAGAAAATCACGATCGGAGCTTCTTGATTTCCAGAAGCGTTGGGACCGGGCTGCAAGGGAAGACAAAACATGGGTTGATCCATTTGCACGCtcccgacaaaaacggagaaacaGAATCCAACAGTAG
- the LOC133891584 gene encoding uncharacterized protein LOC133891584, with protein MVVLAVGGGCGAGAGAGGWGTWEELVLGGAVLRHGGAAWAAVADELRSRSPCAFSPEECETKFAEIQSRYSACNAWFEELRKQRVAQLKRELEKSKNSIGSLQSVIESLSNSKHGDGSSECRTSHTESCSPSENTADTNSSSKELSRDRSSEASFTEEASNCQKSQQLQRCDTDSIQANNTSPEESFLKAQVEKVCTKDSLLWGSRKQRGARVRKILPKGDDSSRDGEPTSTACIEREGSSGGCMKDLKTPNVEYGAMKKGLKTPNVESGVTKKGLKTTNVESGVMKNSLKTPKVECGVSVIEREKLNLAEILKTISTQGDCLMLQRQVDTQRKGARYKKMIRQHMDFRILHSKIKSGAISSTQELLRDMLLFVSNVLAFYPKATLEHMAAVELRDLASKTVKQSASFVSQSRGATGTANAPVAKKNVRALQPGRHGPGDAKGSNVSSRDATSKQGEGKDSRNDASLAANVKTVRKSEPAKKRGVGRPPKSGPPKRSAGAQEDGLSKGKKRIRR; from the exons ATGGTGGTGCTGGCGGTGGGTGGGGgctgcggcgccggcgccggcgccggtgggTGGGGGACATGGGAGGAGCTGGTGCTGGGCGGCGCCGTGCTCCGCCACGGTGGCGCCGCctgggccgccgtcgccgacgagctCCGGTCACGCTCCCCTTGCGCCTTCTCGCCCGAG GAATGTGAAACAAAATTTGCAGAGATACAATCACGCTACTCCGCATGCAA TGCTTGGTTCGAAGAGCTCCGCAAGCAAAGAGTCGCTCAATTGAAGAGGGAATTGGAGaagtctaaaaattctattgG ATCCCTCCAATCTGTGATTGAAAGCCTCAGCAATAGCAAACATGGTGATGGCAGCTCTGAATGCCGCACAAGTCACACTGAATCATGTTCTCCCTCTGAAAATACAGCTGATACTAATTCATCAAGTAAAGAATTGTCCAGAGACAGATCATCTGAGGCTAGTTTCACAGAGGAAGCAAGCAACTGTCAGAAATCTCAGCAACTGCAACGGTGTGATACTGATTCAATTCAAGCAAACAATACATCACCAGAGGAGTCATTTTTAAAGGCCCAAGTTGAAAAGGTCTGTACCAAAGATAGTTTGCTTTGGGGCTCTAGAAAGCAAAGGGGAGCAAGGGTTAGAAAGATTCTTCCAAAAGGTGATGATAGTAGTAGAGATGGTGAGCCTACATCCACAGCATGCATAGAGAGGGAGGGTTCCTCTGGAGGCTGCATGAAGGACTTGAAAACTCCAAATGTTGAATATGGTGCGATGAAGAAGGGTTTGAAAACTCCCAATGTGGAATCTGGTGTGACAAAGAAGGGTTTGAAAACTACAAATGTAGAATCTGGTGTTATGAAGAACAGCTTGAAGACTCCAAAAGTAGAATGTGGCGTGTCTGTGAttgagagagagaaactgaaCTTGGCAGAGATTTTGAAAACTATATCCACTCAAGGTGACTGTTTAATGTTGCAACGTCAAGTTGATACCCAG AGGAAAGGAGCTAGATATAAGAAGATGATTCGCCAGCATATGGACTTCCGGATCCTTCACTCTAAGATCAAGAGTGGGGCAATCTCTTCTACCCAGGAGCTCCTAAGAGACATGCTCCTTTTCGTGAGTAATGTCTTGGCCTTCTACCCAAAGGCTACACTGGAGCACATGGCCGCAGTTGAACTTCGTGACCTTGCATCCAAAACAGTGAAGCAGAGTGCAAGCTTCGTCTCCCAGAGCCGTGGAGCTACAGGAACAGCTAATGCCCCTGTAGCGAAGAAGAATGTTCGAGCCCTGCAGCCTGGACGCCATGGACCTGGTGATGCAAAGGGAAGCAATGTTTCTTCAAGGGACGCTACTTCCAAGCAGGGTGAGGGCAAGGACTCTCGTAATGATGCATCACTGGCAGCTAATGTAAAAACTGTCCGGAAAAGTGAACCAGCCAAGAAGAGAGGTGTCGGTCGGCCTCCAAAGAGTGGGCCTCCGAAGAGGAGTGCTGGGGCACAGGAAGATGGTCTCAGCAAAGGCAAGAAGAGGATCCGGCGGTGA